The following proteins come from a genomic window of Cervus canadensis isolate Bull #8, Minnesota chromosome 3, ASM1932006v1, whole genome shotgun sequence:
- the LOC122438430 gene encoding uncharacterized protein LOC122438430 isoform X1, with product MSALPRAGPAHSARSAGRAGASAGARGQGRGAEAGAERSPHVQGRRPAPLGAVGVRRALLGGDERDRRPVWVLGRRGETVRKEVPAPAGADRWLRREGRLRWLRGCRCFRFWCAATGRCRCLPPPLRSAPGPSAPPPPGRPPLPPPSSCSHGGSRGAPPLHRGACSDWRDGAPPGANQKTAPPPARGPRTLDLKFAETTHNNTFGPGTAYKCTVQWWFKKFCRVDKSLKINIVAAHRKLTITN from the exons ATGTCCGCCCTGCCCCGGGCCGGGCCCGCGCACAGCGCCCGGAGCGCCGGGAGGGCGGGAGCGAGCGCGGGAGCGAGAGGGCAGGGCCGAGGCGCGGAGGCCGGCGCAGAAAGAAGCCCGCACGTCCAGGGCCGCCGCCCGGCGCCCCTGGGGGCGGTCGGCGTCCGCCGCGCTCTTCTAGGGGGTGACGAGCGAGATCGACGGCCTGTCTGGGTACTCGGGAGACGAGGAGAGACGGTGAGGAAGGAGGTCCCGGCTCCCGCGGGCGCCGATCGTTGGCTCCGGCGGGAGGGGCGGCTCAGGTGGCTGCGCGGCTGCCGCTGCTTTCGGTTCTGGTGCGCCGCGACGGGCCGCTGCCGCTGTCTGCCGCCGCCGCTGCGCTCTGCGCCCGGGCCCTCGGCACCGCCTCCTCCCGGGCGGCCGCCGCTACCGCCGCCATCCTCCTGCTCCCACGGCGGCTCACGG GGCGCGCCCCCTCTCCACCGCGGGGCCTGCTCTGATTGGAGGGACGGAGCTCCTCCGGGCGCCAACCAGAAGACGGCCCCTCCTCCTGCACGTGGCCCTCGGACGCTGGACCTGAAG TtcgcagagacaactcacaacaatacatttggcccaggaactgcttacaaatgtacagtgcagtggtggttcaagaagttttgcagagTAGATAAAAGCCTGAAGATAAACATAGTGGCTGCCCATAGGAAGTTGACAATAACCAATTGA
- the LOC122438430 gene encoding uncharacterized protein LOC122438430 isoform X5: MSALPRAGPAHSARSAGRAGASAGARGQGRGAEAGAERSPHVQGRRPAPLGAVGVRRALLGGDERDRRPVWVLGRRGETVRKEVPAPAGADRWLRREGRLRWLRGCRCFRFWCAATGRCRCLPPPLRSAPGPSAPPPPGRPPLPPPSSCSHGGSRVPWWGRCCHPRIR, from the exons ATGTCCGCCCTGCCCCGGGCCGGGCCCGCGCACAGCGCCCGGAGCGCCGGGAGGGCGGGAGCGAGCGCGGGAGCGAGAGGGCAGGGCCGAGGCGCGGAGGCCGGCGCAGAAAGAAGCCCGCACGTCCAGGGCCGCCGCCCGGCGCCCCTGGGGGCGGTCGGCGTCCGCCGCGCTCTTCTAGGGGGTGACGAGCGAGATCGACGGCCTGTCTGGGTACTCGGGAGACGAGGAGAGACGGTGAGGAAGGAGGTCCCGGCTCCCGCGGGCGCCGATCGTTGGCTCCGGCGGGAGGGGCGGCTCAGGTGGCTGCGCGGCTGCCGCTGCTTTCGGTTCTGGTGCGCCGCGACGGGCCGCTGCCGCTGTCTGCCGCCGCCGCTGCGCTCTGCGCCCGGGCCCTCGGCACCGCCTCCTCCCGGGCGGCCGCCGCTACCGCCGCCATCCTCCTGCTCCCACGGCGGCTCACGG GTGCCTTGGTGGGGTAGGTGCTGCCACCCGCGGATTCGGTGA
- the LOC122438430 gene encoding myb-related transcription factor, partner of profilin-like isoform X2 — MSALPRAGPAHSARSAGRAGASAGARGQGRGAEAGAERSPHVQGRRPAPLGAVGVRRALLGGDERDRRPVWVLGRRGETVRKEVPAPAGADRWLRREGRLRWLRGCRCFRFWCAATGRCRCLPPPLRSAPGPSAPPPPGRPPLPPPSSCSHGGSRGAPPLHRGACSDWRDGAPPGANQKTAPPPARGPRTLDLKSCAYTLARSIAHKRNELRKTRRKEPSYICLNEWFSDLASHQNPLGNFS; from the exons ATGTCCGCCCTGCCCCGGGCCGGGCCCGCGCACAGCGCCCGGAGCGCCGGGAGGGCGGGAGCGAGCGCGGGAGCGAGAGGGCAGGGCCGAGGCGCGGAGGCCGGCGCAGAAAGAAGCCCGCACGTCCAGGGCCGCCGCCCGGCGCCCCTGGGGGCGGTCGGCGTCCGCCGCGCTCTTCTAGGGGGTGACGAGCGAGATCGACGGCCTGTCTGGGTACTCGGGAGACGAGGAGAGACGGTGAGGAAGGAGGTCCCGGCTCCCGCGGGCGCCGATCGTTGGCTCCGGCGGGAGGGGCGGCTCAGGTGGCTGCGCGGCTGCCGCTGCTTTCGGTTCTGGTGCGCCGCGACGGGCCGCTGCCGCTGTCTGCCGCCGCCGCTGCGCTCTGCGCCCGGGCCCTCGGCACCGCCTCCTCCCGGGCGGCCGCCGCTACCGCCGCCATCCTCCTGCTCCCACGGCGGCTCACGG GGCGCGCCCCCTCTCCACCGCGGGGCCTGCTCTGATTGGAGGGACGGAGCTCCTCCGGGCGCCAACCAGAAGACGGCCCCTCCTCCTGCACGTGGCCCTCGGACGCTGGACCTGAAG AGCTGTGCCTATACTTTGGCAAGGTCAATTGCACATAAGAGAAATGAGTTAAGGAAGACAAGAAGGAAGGAACCAAGCTATATTTGCTTAAACGAGTGGTTCTCAGACCTGGCATCACATCAGAACCCCCTGGGAAACTTTTCATAA
- the LOC122438430 gene encoding uncharacterized protein LOC122438430 isoform X3, whose translation MSALPRAGPAHSARSAGRAGASAGARGQGRGAEAGAERSPHVQGRRPAPLGAVGVRRALLGGDERDRRPVWVLGRRGETVRKEVPAPAGADRWLRREGRLRWLRGCRCFRFWCAATGRCRCLPPPLRSAPGPSAPPPPGRPPLPPPSSCSHGGSRGAPPLHRGACSDWRDGAPPGANQKTAPPPARGPRTLDLKRKSKFKRLSYSSSQRQLTTIHLAQELLTNVQCSGGSRSFAE comes from the exons ATGTCCGCCCTGCCCCGGGCCGGGCCCGCGCACAGCGCCCGGAGCGCCGGGAGGGCGGGAGCGAGCGCGGGAGCGAGAGGGCAGGGCCGAGGCGCGGAGGCCGGCGCAGAAAGAAGCCCGCACGTCCAGGGCCGCCGCCCGGCGCCCCTGGGGGCGGTCGGCGTCCGCCGCGCTCTTCTAGGGGGTGACGAGCGAGATCGACGGCCTGTCTGGGTACTCGGGAGACGAGGAGAGACGGTGAGGAAGGAGGTCCCGGCTCCCGCGGGCGCCGATCGTTGGCTCCGGCGGGAGGGGCGGCTCAGGTGGCTGCGCGGCTGCCGCTGCTTTCGGTTCTGGTGCGCCGCGACGGGCCGCTGCCGCTGTCTGCCGCCGCCGCTGCGCTCTGCGCCCGGGCCCTCGGCACCGCCTCCTCCCGGGCGGCCGCCGCTACCGCCGCCATCCTCCTGCTCCCACGGCGGCTCACGG GGCGCGCCCCCTCTCCACCGCGGGGCCTGCTCTGATTGGAGGGACGGAGCTCCTCCGGGCGCCAACCAGAAGACGGCCCCTCCTCCTGCACGTGGCCCTCGGACGCTGGACCTGAAG agaaaaagcaaattcaagcgaCTTTCCTATTCGAGTtcgcagagacaactcacaacaatacatttggcccaggaactgcttacaaatgtacagtgcagtggtggttcaagaagttttgcagagTAG
- the LOC122438430 gene encoding uncharacterized protein LOC122438430 isoform X4, translating to MSALPRAGPAHSARSAGRAGASAGARGQGRGAEAGAERSPHVQGRRPAPLGAVGVRRALLGGDERDRRPVWVLGRRGETVRKEVPAPAGADRWLRREGRLRWLRGCRCFRFWCAATGRCRCLPPPLRSAPGPSAPPPPGRPPLPPPSSCSHGGSRGAPPLHRGACSDWRDGAPPGANQKTAPPPARGPRTLDLKVLLLFSDCDM from the exons ATGTCCGCCCTGCCCCGGGCCGGGCCCGCGCACAGCGCCCGGAGCGCCGGGAGGGCGGGAGCGAGCGCGGGAGCGAGAGGGCAGGGCCGAGGCGCGGAGGCCGGCGCAGAAAGAAGCCCGCACGTCCAGGGCCGCCGCCCGGCGCCCCTGGGGGCGGTCGGCGTCCGCCGCGCTCTTCTAGGGGGTGACGAGCGAGATCGACGGCCTGTCTGGGTACTCGGGAGACGAGGAGAGACGGTGAGGAAGGAGGTCCCGGCTCCCGCGGGCGCCGATCGTTGGCTCCGGCGGGAGGGGCGGCTCAGGTGGCTGCGCGGCTGCCGCTGCTTTCGGTTCTGGTGCGCCGCGACGGGCCGCTGCCGCTGTCTGCCGCCGCCGCTGCGCTCTGCGCCCGGGCCCTCGGCACCGCCTCCTCCCGGGCGGCCGCCGCTACCGCCGCCATCCTCCTGCTCCCACGGCGGCTCACGG GGCGCGCCCCCTCTCCACCGCGGGGCCTGCTCTGATTGGAGGGACGGAGCTCCTCCGGGCGCCAACCAGAAGACGGCCCCTCCTCCTGCACGTGGCCCTCGGACGCTGGACCTGAAG GTTCTTCTCTTATTCTCTGATTGTGATatgtga